A DNA window from Pseudomonas tohonis contains the following coding sequences:
- a CDS encoding LTA synthase family protein, giving the protein MRPSSRWLSSSLHLLSLGVLFLIIPLAGRWWLGWSDGFGYLSDLAIGSLLIALLYRRPLWLALPVMVASSLITLGAAELVGAVGRMPEPSDLKYLMDPQFVGHSTQGGGLTYPWLAIALAIALLACALLWRRPTQRPARAWLALPVALLAAHAGIQYLHPSEAEQWQQFNLPHKLLAGALNSGQLAVEDWLDGDQPETPPDIAGLARLDLSGTSLLAEPGRARNVLVITLEGIPGAYIAANRAAINSRYQESLMPRLSQWAERAMTTPDYVLHSHQTIRGLYSMLCGDYSKLDSGTPKGLELLNNPSRAKDCLPAQLHQHGFATHFLQGAGLRFMAKDKIMPQMGFDKTLGRDWFRNKAYLEFPWGMDDKAFFEGALGYVKQIRQQKKPWMLTLLTVGTHQPYSAPEEYLARYPDAKKAAIAYLDDAVDAFLTGLEKQGVLKDTLVVITSDESHGIDKVRLASAWGFNLVLAPEQASLPPIKSGVYGHVDLTASILDYFGYEVPQNLSGRSLFRDYESGREMMSYTNGMLRQHDGHETFTECDFQQVCRRYRSEGFIADEARFLGRFSGKQARLVSQRAALLDQSLLGGTLGQEYQFATRERIRLKEKARDDWADNLIGAQYLELPKNSRTQVQLTIKVLRMDRQGARLQLKTKEFERDVALPIPEMPRLVQGKPVTVAFAFDNPQARKAFSFHLLAEGKGTIEITDFRVVTEPLPAPAEALENGGQVADSAPPRHPISKLIGLFAKQPENGEGSLETPLEGTGDALPEPVRDLEMRVH; this is encoded by the coding sequence GTGCGCCCTTCCAGCCGTTGGCTGTCTTCGTCGCTCCACCTTTTGTCCCTTGGCGTTCTATTTCTGATCATCCCGCTCGCCGGCCGCTGGTGGCTGGGCTGGAGCGACGGCTTCGGCTACCTGTCGGACCTGGCCATCGGCTCGCTGCTGATCGCACTGCTGTACCGCCGCCCGCTGTGGCTGGCACTGCCGGTGATGGTCGCCTCCAGCCTGATCACCCTGGGCGCCGCCGAACTGGTCGGCGCCGTCGGTCGCATGCCCGAGCCCAGCGACCTCAAGTACCTGATGGACCCGCAATTCGTCGGCCACTCGACCCAGGGCGGCGGCCTCACCTACCCCTGGCTGGCGATCGCGCTCGCCATCGCGCTGCTGGCCTGTGCCCTGCTCTGGCGCCGCCCCACGCAGCGCCCGGCGCGCGCCTGGCTGGCGCTGCCCGTCGCCCTGCTGGCCGCCCACGCCGGCATCCAGTACCTGCACCCGAGCGAAGCCGAGCAGTGGCAGCAGTTCAACCTGCCGCACAAGCTGCTGGCCGGCGCCCTCAACAGCGGCCAGCTGGCGGTGGAGGACTGGCTCGACGGCGATCAGCCGGAAACCCCGCCGGACATCGCCGGCCTCGCCCGCCTCGACCTCTCCGGCACCTCGCTGCTGGCCGAGCCCGGCCGCGCGCGCAACGTGCTGGTGATCACCCTGGAAGGCATCCCCGGCGCCTACATCGCCGCCAACCGCGCGGCGATCAACAGCCGCTACCAGGAATCGCTGATGCCGCGCCTCAGCCAGTGGGCCGAGCGCGCGATGACCACCCCGGACTACGTGCTGCACAGCCACCAGACCATCCGCGGCCTGTACTCGATGCTCTGCGGCGACTACAGCAAGCTCGACTCCGGCACGCCCAAGGGCCTGGAGTTGCTCAACAACCCCTCGCGGGCCAAGGACTGCCTGCCCGCCCAGCTGCACCAGCACGGGTTCGCCACCCACTTCCTGCAGGGCGCCGGGCTGCGCTTCATGGCCAAGGACAAGATCATGCCGCAGATGGGCTTCGACAAGACCCTCGGCCGTGACTGGTTCCGCAACAAGGCCTACCTGGAATTCCCCTGGGGCATGGACGACAAGGCCTTCTTCGAAGGCGCGCTGGGCTACGTGAAGCAGATCCGCCAGCAGAAGAAGCCCTGGATGCTCACCCTGCTCACCGTCGGCACCCACCAGCCCTACTCGGCTCCCGAGGAGTACCTGGCGCGTTACCCGGATGCCAAGAAGGCCGCCATCGCCTACCTCGACGACGCCGTCGACGCCTTCCTCACCGGTCTGGAAAAGCAGGGCGTGCTCAAGGACACCCTGGTGGTCATCACCTCGGACGAATCCCATGGCATCGACAAGGTCCGCCTCGCCTCCGCCTGGGGCTTCAACCTGGTCCTGGCCCCGGAACAGGCCTCGCTGCCGCCGATCAAGAGCGGCGTGTACGGCCACGTCGACCTGACCGCCTCGATCCTCGACTACTTCGGCTACGAGGTGCCGCAGAACCTCTCCGGCCGCTCGCTGTTCCGCGACTACGAGAGCGGCCGCGAGATGATGTCCTACACCAACGGCATGCTGCGCCAGCACGACGGCCACGAGACCTTCACCGAGTGCGACTTCCAGCAGGTCTGCCGGCGCTACCGCAGCGAAGGCTTCATCGCCGACGAGGCGCGCTTCCTCGGGCGTTTCAGCGGCAAGCAGGCACGCCTGGTCAGCCAGCGCGCCGCACTGCTCGACCAGTCGCTGCTGGGCGGCACCCTCGGCCAGGAATACCAGTTCGCCACCCGCGAGCGCATCCGCCTCAAGGAAAAGGCCCGTGACGACTGGGCCGACAACCTGATCGGCGCCCAGTACCTGGAACTGCCGAAGAACAGCCGTACCCAGGTCCAGCTCACCATCAAGGTCCTGCGCATGGACCGCCAGGGCGCGCGCCTGCAGCTCAAGACCAAGGAATTCGAGCGCGACGTGGCGCTGCCCATCCCCGAGATGCCGCGGCTGGTGCAGGGCAAGCCGGTGACCGTCGCCTTCGCCTTCGACAACCCCCAGGCACGCAAGGCCTTCTCCTTCCACCTGCTCGCCGAAGGCAAGGGCACCATCGAGATCACCGATTTCCGCGTGGTCACCGAGCCGCTGCCGGCGCCGGCCGAAGCGCTGGAGAATGGCGGCCAGGTCGCCGACTCCGCACCGCCGCGCCATCCGATTTCCAAGCTGATCGGCCTGTTCGCCAAGCAACCCGAGAACGGCGAGGGCAGCCTCGAGACGCCCCTGGAGGGCACAGGCGACGCATTGCCCGAACCCGTCCGCGACCTGGAGATGCGCGTCCACTGA
- a CDS encoding S1 RNA-binding domain-containing protein, which yields MALIGRFNSLPVVKHTEFGLYLDGDQDGEILLPKRYIPKDQSTEIGDWLNVFVYLDSEDRLIATTQKPKVQVGGFASLKVVEINRIGLFLDWGLPKDLLLPHSEEKRPLQVGDYCVVHVYLDRRTRRITATARLDRYLDTTPARYSVGQEVELLVADETDMGFKAIINDRHWGLIHRNEIFKFLRSGMREKGFIREVRADGKIALSLQPVGEKLASGLNEQILEKLREAGGALDVSDKSPPEVISRLFGVSKGNFKKAIGGLYKQGLIRIHDDRIELVG from the coding sequence ATGGCTCTGATCGGGCGATTCAACTCCCTGCCGGTGGTGAAGCACACCGAATTCGGCCTGTACCTGGACGGCGACCAGGATGGCGAGATCCTCCTGCCCAAGCGCTACATCCCCAAGGACCAGAGCACCGAGATCGGCGACTGGCTCAACGTCTTCGTCTACCTGGACAGCGAGGACCGCCTGATCGCGACCACGCAGAAGCCCAAGGTGCAGGTCGGCGGTTTCGCCAGCCTCAAGGTGGTGGAGATCAACCGCATCGGCCTGTTCCTCGACTGGGGCCTGCCCAAGGACCTGCTGCTGCCGCATTCGGAAGAGAAGCGCCCGCTGCAGGTCGGCGACTATTGCGTGGTGCACGTCTACCTGGATCGCCGCACCCGCCGCATTACCGCCACCGCGCGCCTGGATCGCTACCTCGACACAACGCCGGCGCGCTACAGCGTCGGCCAGGAGGTCGAGCTGCTGGTGGCCGACGAAACCGACATGGGTTTCAAGGCCATCATCAACGACCGCCACTGGGGCCTCATCCATCGCAACGAGATCTTCAAGTTCCTGCGCAGCGGCATGCGCGAGAAGGGCTTCATCCGCGAGGTGCGCGCAGACGGCAAGATCGCCCTCAGCCTGCAGCCGGTGGGTGAGAAGCTGGCCAGCGGCCTCAACGAGCAGATCCTGGAGAAGCTCCGCGAGGCCGGCGGTGCCCTGGACGTCAGCGACAAGAGCCCGCCGGAGGTGATCTCGCGGCTGTTCGGCGTCAGCAAGGGCAACTTCAAGAAGGCCATCGGCGGCCTCTACAAGCAGGGCCTGATCCGCATCCATGACGACCGGATCGAGCTGGTCGGCTGA
- a CDS encoding DUF3509 domain-containing protein, with amino-acid sequence MGLDIKKLAKAFPDYEFSAQLRPDGGYVVALEKDGIRFQRVVPALKVAEQLEWTISTIKRDMALELGEVPPVESLKNLHKTPLPRYFNA; translated from the coding sequence ATGGGTCTCGACATCAAGAAGTTGGCCAAGGCCTTTCCGGATTATGAGTTCAGCGCCCAGCTGCGCCCCGACGGCGGCTATGTGGTGGCGCTGGAGAAGGACGGCATCCGTTTCCAGCGGGTGGTCCCTGCGCTGAAGGTCGCCGAGCAACTGGAGTGGACCATCAGCACCATCAAGCGCGACATGGCGCTGGAGCTGGGTGAAGTGCCGCCGGTGGAGTCGCTGAAGAACCTGCACAAGACGCCGCTGCCGCGTTACTTCAACGCCTGA
- a CDS encoding DUF4124 domain-containing protein, with the protein MRSTLLGLCLLPVLAQAQVFKCVGNDGTTSYSAVPCPASEGQSTRIIEPAPPSGVAPPPVNLPQVDIQGSAGQPRPRNDDGGEDNRSSARGSRVTVIEDSASQSRDARVSEMRERAEREKRESYDRDYDRKRMQQMEQQIRQLQERNKTSPR; encoded by the coding sequence TTGAGATCCACCCTGCTCGGCCTCTGCCTGCTGCCGGTCCTGGCACAGGCCCAGGTCTTCAAATGCGTCGGCAACGATGGCACCACCAGCTACTCCGCCGTGCCCTGCCCGGCCAGCGAAGGCCAGTCCACGCGCATCATCGAACCCGCGCCGCCCTCCGGCGTGGCACCGCCTCCGGTGAACCTGCCGCAGGTCGACATCCAGGGCAGCGCCGGCCAGCCACGCCCGCGAAACGACGACGGCGGCGAAGATAACCGCTCATCGGCCCGAGGCTCGCGCGTCACCGTCATCGAGGACAGCGCCAGCCAGAGCCGCGACGCACGGGTCAGCGAGATGCGCGAGAGAGCCGAGCGGGAAAAGCGCGAGAGCTATGACCGCGACTACGACCGCAAGCGCATGCAGCAGATGGAGCAGCAGATCCGCCAGTTGCAGGAGCGGAACAAGACCAGCCCCCGCTGA
- a CDS encoding DMT family transporter has product MKARRLPLDLFACSLMLVLCLIWGFQQVSIKLVDDDVSAIMQLAIRSGVAALVLGIITLYREGRGAFSDGTLLPGLGVGLLFALEFLFISEGLVRSTASHIGVFLYTAPIFAALGLHLILPEERLSSLQWLGVLVAFGGIALAFLGNPGNDAGATLLGDAMGVIAAIAWGATTVLIRGSSLSEAAPVKTLFYQLAGAVVLLLAVAFATGKTQLHLSDRALLSLGFQVVVVALFSYVAWFWLLRRYLASRLSMLSFMTPLFGVGFGVLVLGEPLTTPFMLGALLVLAGLLLVSGAELVRDRLARRRTADAGT; this is encoded by the coding sequence ATGAAAGCCCGCCGCCTGCCCCTGGACCTGTTCGCCTGCAGCCTGATGCTGGTGCTGTGCCTGATCTGGGGGTTCCAGCAGGTGTCGATCAAGCTGGTGGACGACGACGTCTCCGCGATCATGCAGCTGGCGATCCGCTCCGGTGTCGCCGCCCTGGTGCTCGGCATCATCACCCTATACCGCGAGGGCCGCGGCGCCTTCAGCGACGGCACGCTGCTGCCTGGGCTGGGCGTGGGACTGCTGTTCGCCCTGGAATTCCTCTTCATCTCCGAAGGCCTGGTGCGCAGCACCGCCTCGCACATCGGCGTGTTCCTCTACACCGCCCCGATCTTCGCCGCCCTCGGCCTGCACCTGATCCTGCCGGAGGAGCGCCTGTCGTCCCTGCAATGGCTGGGCGTGCTGGTGGCCTTCGGCGGCATCGCCCTCGCCTTCCTCGGCAACCCGGGGAACGACGCCGGCGCCACGCTGCTGGGCGACGCCATGGGCGTGATCGCCGCCATCGCCTGGGGCGCCACCACCGTGCTCATCCGGGGTTCCTCGCTGTCCGAAGCGGCGCCGGTGAAGACCCTCTTCTACCAGCTCGCCGGCGCCGTGGTGCTGTTGCTCGCCGTGGCCTTCGCCACCGGCAAGACCCAGTTGCACCTGAGCGACCGGGCCCTGCTCAGCCTCGGTTTCCAGGTGGTGGTGGTGGCGCTGTTCAGTTACGTCGCCTGGTTCTGGCTGCTGCGCCGCTACCTCGCTTCGCGCCTGTCGATGCTGTCGTTCATGACGCCGCTGTTCGGTGTCGGCTTCGGCGTGCTGGTGTTGGGCGAGCCACTGACCACCCCCTTCATGCTGGGCGCGCTGCTGGTGCTGGCCGGCCTGCTGCTGGTCAGCGGCGCCGAGCTCGTGCGTGATCGCCTGGCCCGGCGCAGGACGGCGGACGCCGGCACCTGA
- a CDS encoding LysR substrate-binding domain-containing protein: MRTPSLIALRAFEVAARCRNFTEAAQALSVTPGAVSRQIRLLEEELGVSLFDRTRNTVTLNDNGRRLAATVSQAFELLARGADELRGDREGPVHISCAPSIASHWLMKRLNQFSAANPDITLSLEATEELVDLERGEASLAIRFVTAGTRLPSSELLFREAFFPVCSPAYLEQHPLRRPEDLVGARLIHATWKSATRLSIPSWGDWFDSNVGPGVDASAGMRFGLIGHAIQGAVAGQGFALGSTALAGDDVAQGRLVLPFGPDHRIATPWEYRLAWSRKAAPGERLRRLIDWLVAEARSSAAGI; the protein is encoded by the coding sequence ATGCGAACGCCTTCGCTCATCGCCCTGCGCGCCTTCGAGGTGGCGGCCCGCTGCCGCAATTTCACCGAGGCCGCCCAGGCGCTCTCGGTCACCCCCGGTGCGGTCAGTCGGCAGATCCGTCTGCTCGAAGAGGAGCTGGGCGTCAGCCTGTTCGACCGCACGCGCAATACCGTGACCCTCAACGACAACGGCCGGCGCCTGGCCGCCACCGTCTCCCAGGCCTTCGAGCTGCTGGCCCGTGGTGCCGATGAGCTGCGCGGCGACCGCGAGGGGCCGGTGCACATCAGCTGCGCGCCTTCCATCGCGTCCCATTGGCTGATGAAGCGGCTCAACCAGTTCTCAGCTGCCAACCCGGACATCACCCTGAGCCTGGAGGCCACCGAGGAGCTGGTGGACCTGGAGCGCGGCGAAGCCAGCCTGGCGATCCGCTTCGTGACCGCCGGCACCCGCCTGCCTTCCAGTGAGCTGCTGTTCCGCGAGGCCTTCTTCCCGGTGTGCAGCCCCGCCTACCTGGAGCAGCATCCCCTGCGCCGCCCCGAAGACCTGGTGGGCGCGCGCCTGATCCACGCCACCTGGAAGAGCGCCACCCGCCTGAGCATTCCCAGCTGGGGCGACTGGTTCGACAGCAACGTGGGCCCCGGCGTGGACGCCTCGGCGGGCATGCGCTTCGGACTGATCGGCCATGCCATCCAGGGCGCGGTCGCCGGCCAGGGGTTCGCCCTGGGCTCCACCGCGCTGGCAGGCGACGACGTCGCCCAGGGGCGGCTGGTGCTGCCCTTCGGGCCGGACCATCGCATCGCCACGCCCTGGGAATACCGCCTGGCCTGGAGCCGCAAGGCCGCACCCGGCGAGCGCCTGCGTCGCCTGATCGACTGGCTGGTGGCGGAAGCCCGGAGCAGCGCGGCGGGCATCTGA
- a CDS encoding magnesium transporter: protein MNRHYYISDNLNDLEKVETELEASGIDTEQIHVLSERDAEVERHHLHDVSSLMKKDVVHSGLVGSLIGLALAALVVCVAWASGWTETRAGWIPFLFLAAALLGFSIWEGSLFGMQTPSAVFKRFEQRLHEGKHVFFVDVKPTQEAVLQQVVSHHPMLRMAGTGSAPPDWAIAVQHQLHRLRKMI, encoded by the coding sequence ATGAACCGCCACTACTACATCAGCGACAACCTCAACGACCTGGAAAAGGTCGAGACCGAACTCGAAGCCAGCGGCATCGACACCGAGCAGATCCACGTGCTCAGCGAGCGCGATGCCGAGGTCGAGCGCCACCACCTCCACGATGTCTCCTCCCTGATGAAGAAGGACGTGGTCCATTCCGGGCTGGTCGGCAGCCTGATCGGCCTGGCCCTCGCAGCCCTGGTGGTCTGCGTCGCCTGGGCCAGCGGCTGGACCGAGACCCGCGCCGGCTGGATCCCCTTCCTGTTCCTCGCCGCCGCCCTGCTGGGTTTCAGCATCTGGGAAGGCAGCCTGTTCGGCATGCAGACACCCAGCGCCGTGTTCAAGCGCTTCGAGCAGCGCCTGCACGAGGGCAAGCACGTGTTCTTCGTCGATGTGAAACCCACCCAGGAAGCCGTGCTGCAACAGGTGGTCAGCCATCACCCGATGCTGCGGATGGCGGGAACCGGCAGCGCCCCGCCGGATTGGGCGATCGCCGTCCAGCACCAGCTGCATCGCCTGCGCAAGATGATCTGA
- a CDS encoding cold-shock protein: MADRQTGTVKWFNDEKGFGFITTDNGPDLFVHYRSIQSAGFKSLKEGQKVSFIAVQGQKGMQADEVQVI, translated from the coding sequence ATGGCTGATCGTCAAACTGGCACCGTCAAGTGGTTCAACGATGAAAAAGGCTTCGGCTTCATCACCACCGATAACGGCCCGGACCTGTTCGTTCACTACCGCTCCATCCAGAGCGCCGGCTTCAAAAGCCTGAAGGAAGGCCAGAAGGTCTCCTTCATCGCCGTGCAAGGCCAGAAGGGCATGCAAGCCGACGAAGTACAAGTGATCTGA
- the def gene encoding peptide deformylase encodes MIREILRMGDPRLLRVAPPVPAELFGSDELQRLIADMFETMEHVGGVGLAAPQIGVDLQLVIFGFERSERYPDAPPVPPTILLNPVITPLGDELEEGWEGCLSVPGLRGAVNRYRAIRYQGLDPEGRPIDRSVEGFHARVVQHECDHLIGRLYPSRITDFSKFGFTEVLFPGLDPAADD; translated from the coding sequence ATGATCCGAGAAATCCTCAGGATGGGTGACCCGCGCCTGCTGCGCGTCGCCCCTCCGGTGCCTGCCGAACTCTTTGGCAGCGATGAATTGCAGCGCCTGATCGCCGACATGTTCGAAACCATGGAGCACGTCGGCGGCGTCGGCCTGGCGGCACCGCAGATCGGCGTCGACCTGCAACTGGTGATCTTCGGCTTCGAGCGCAGCGAGCGGTATCCCGACGCACCGCCGGTGCCGCCCACCATTCTCCTCAACCCGGTCATCACGCCCCTGGGCGATGAGCTGGAGGAGGGCTGGGAAGGCTGCCTCTCGGTGCCCGGCCTGCGCGGGGCGGTGAACCGCTACCGGGCGATCCGCTACCAGGGCCTCGATCCCGAGGGCAGGCCGATCGACCGCAGCGTCGAGGGCTTCCATGCGCGGGTGGTGCAACACGAGTGCGACCACCTGATCGGCCGCCTGTATCCCTCGCGCATCACCGACTTCTCCAAGTTCGGCTTCACCGAGGTGCTGTTCCCGGGCCTCGACCCCGCCGCCGACGACTGA
- a CDS encoding ComEC/Rec2 family competence protein: MTTTAAVLAVDLANVYDAPKAGKLLYTLAWGDYVDVLEVTDTHLRIATYTYQERSDGSILPVATEAWLVPPKSARRNGRRLKPADLVIPRADSRVLKVNFVDVQQGDGAVIESPGGKVMLVDGGDNQMFARYLAARYRGSRAEAPKVIDCILVTHGDADHFSGLTQIQRSETNNEPRKRLFIEPRRIYHNGLVKRSKTGRKETELLGPTLDADGLKLLTPLLDSPLQVPAEEMNNDFRAWRKALEAWEARAAQLGRPGIKFRRLSEGQHDAFDFLRDEDIDVQVLGPLLSEAGGASGLPFLGSTPSGPRVGHESLDIGAEGFAGFSASHTINGHSIVFRLRYGGFNYLFCGDLNDEAGRTLARQHDAGEIDLRAEVFKVPHHGSADFSGGFFKRVEAIVNIVSSGDDPMNEYIHPRATLMGALGRYSRVDEPLVFVTELVAFFRLEGWAHLSDKEKAEKRGDFFAFSRSAYGLVKTRTDGKRLLVYTDSGKADLKEAYCYELDADGVPQPAVVIKV; this comes from the coding sequence ATGACCACCACCGCCGCCGTGCTTGCCGTCGACCTGGCCAACGTCTACGACGCCCCCAAGGCCGGCAAGCTGCTCTACACCCTGGCCTGGGGCGACTACGTCGATGTGCTGGAGGTGACCGACACCCACCTGCGCATCGCCACCTACACCTACCAGGAGCGCTCCGACGGCAGCATCCTGCCGGTCGCCACCGAGGCCTGGCTGGTGCCGCCGAAGTCCGCGCGCCGCAACGGGCGTCGCTTGAAACCGGCCGACCTGGTGATCCCGCGGGCGGACAGCCGGGTGCTCAAGGTCAACTTCGTCGACGTGCAGCAGGGCGATGGCGCGGTGATCGAGAGCCCCGGCGGCAAGGTGATGCTGGTGGATGGTGGCGACAACCAGATGTTCGCGCGCTACCTGGCCGCGCGTTATCGCGGTTCCCGCGCCGAGGCGCCCAAGGTGATCGATTGCATCCTGGTCACCCACGGCGATGCCGACCACTTCTCCGGCCTGACCCAGATCCAGCGCTCGGAGACCAACAACGAACCGCGCAAGCGCCTGTTCATCGAGCCTCGGCGCATCTACCACAACGGCCTGGTCAAGCGCTCGAAGACCGGGCGCAAGGAAACCGAACTGCTCGGCCCCACCCTGGACGCCGACGGCCTCAAGTTGCTCACGCCGCTGCTGGACAGCCCCCTGCAAGTACCGGCCGAGGAGATGAACAACGACTTCCGCGCCTGGCGCAAGGCGCTGGAGGCCTGGGAGGCACGGGCTGCGCAGCTGGGGCGCCCCGGCATCAAGTTCCGCCGCCTGTCCGAGGGCCAGCACGACGCCTTCGATTTCCTGCGTGACGAGGACATCGACGTGCAGGTGCTCGGCCCGCTGCTCAGCGAGGCCGGTGGGGCGAGCGGCCTGCCCTTCCTCGGCAGCACGCCGTCCGGGCCGCGCGTCGGCCACGAGTCCCTCGACATCGGCGCCGAGGGTTTCGCCGGTTTTTCCGCCTCGCACACCATCAATGGCCATTCCATCGTCTTCCGCCTGCGCTACGGCGGCTTCAACTACCTGTTCTGCGGCGACCTCAACGACGAAGCCGGGCGTACCCTGGCGCGCCAGCACGATGCCGGCGAGATCGACCTGCGCGCGGAGGTTTTCAAGGTGCCGCACCACGGCTCGGCGGATTTCTCCGGCGGCTTCTTCAAGCGCGTCGAGGCCATCGTCAACATCGTCTCCAGCGGCGATGACCCGATGAACGAGTACATCCACCCCCGCGCCACCCTGATGGGCGCGCTCGGCCGCTACTCGCGGGTGGACGAGCCGCTGGTGTTCGTCACCGAGCTGGTGGCCTTCTTCCGCCTGGAGGGCTGGGCGCATCTTTCCGACAAGGAGAAGGCGGAGAAGCGTGGCGACTTCTTCGCCTTCAGCCGCAGTGCCTACGGCCTGGTCAAGACCCGCACCGACGGCAAGCGCCTGCTGGTCTACACCGACAGCGGCAAGGCCGATCTCAAGGAAGCCTATTGCTACGAACTGGACGCCGACGGCGTGCCGCAGCCGGCGGTGGTGATCAAGGTCTAG
- a CDS encoding DUF2025 family protein, with translation MSITSSGICAAADQLNGFVGFNTKTGRHIVRFSEDSFGMDVDNDSIMPACEFVWQPHGDRTMTLKRELIQLLLEQNIDDRLNVTEPLRVYMRRKDLPEITAERQLKPSTLTA, from the coding sequence ATGAGCATCACCTCCAGCGGCATCTGCGCCGCCGCCGACCAGCTCAACGGCTTCGTCGGCTTCAACACCAAGACCGGGCGGCACATCGTGCGCTTCAGCGAGGACTCGTTCGGCATGGATGTGGACAACGACAGCATCATGCCGGCCTGCGAATTCGTCTGGCAGCCCCACGGCGACCGCACCATGACCCTCAAGCGCGAGCTGATCCAGCTGCTGCTGGAGCAGAACATCGACGATCGCCTCAATGTCACCGAGCCCCTGCGCGTCTACATGCGCCGCAAGGACCTGCCGGAAATCACCGCCGAGCGCCAGCTCAAGCCGTCCACCCTGACGGCCTGA
- a CDS encoding PP2C family protein-serine/threonine phosphatase, whose translation MTPGQEPLGYAAQSVAGRVRDHNEDALLCRPALGLWAVADGMGGHSCGEVASAIALETLERELTRGLDLEAAVHAANLAVLEAAEGLDDERRGMGTTLVAVRFQGTDFELAWVGDSRAYRIDAAGIHQISRDHSWVQALVDAGQMTPEQARTDARRNVITQCLGRDDQALEVGLLSGSLLPGELLLLCSDGLSGELDDEEIHAQCNKARTLDGMVDQLIVLANSHGGRDNISCIVLGLPAQEQEPAKAPPPRSFLSRLFNPRKPR comes from the coding sequence ATGACGCCTGGCCAGGAACCCCTGGGCTATGCGGCGCAATCGGTCGCCGGACGGGTTCGCGATCACAACGAGGATGCGCTGCTGTGCAGGCCGGCGCTCGGCCTCTGGGCGGTCGCCGACGGCATGGGCGGGCACAGCTGCGGCGAAGTGGCCAGCGCCATCGCCCTGGAGACCCTGGAGCGCGAGCTGACCCGGGGCCTCGACCTGGAAGCGGCCGTGCACGCGGCCAACCTCGCGGTGCTCGAGGCTGCCGAAGGGCTCGACGACGAGCGCCGTGGCATGGGCACCACCCTGGTGGCGGTGCGCTTCCAGGGCACCGATTTCGAACTGGCCTGGGTCGGCGACAGCCGCGCCTATCGCATCGACGCCGCCGGCATCCACCAGATCAGCCGCGACCACAGCTGGGTCCAGGCGCTGGTGGACGCGGGCCAGATGACCCCCGAGCAAGCGCGCACCGATGCGCGGCGCAATGTCATCACCCAGTGCCTGGGGCGCGACGACCAGGCGCTGGAGGTCGGCCTGCTCAGTGGCAGCCTGCTCCCCGGCGAACTGCTGCTGCTGTGCAGCGACGGCCTCAGCGGCGAGCTGGACGACGAGGAGATCCATGCCCAGTGCAACAAGGCCCGGACGCTGGACGGTATGGTCGATCAGCTGATCGTACTAGCCAATAGCCATGGCGGCAGGGACAATATCTCCTGCATCGTGCTGGGCCTGCCCGCGCAGGAGCAGGAACCGGCCAAGGCCCCACCCCCGCGTTCCTTCCTCAGCCGCTTGTTCAACCCCCGAAAACCACGATGA